From Eriocheir sinensis breed Jianghai 21 chromosome 37, ASM2467909v1, whole genome shotgun sequence, one genomic window encodes:
- the LOC127008304 gene encoding uncharacterized protein LOC127008304 isoform X5, with protein sequence MKGECEGRELAPGAPVRVGAGLVPQHNREDASGRIEAGVKSLNQDGGTRNFLMPAVVGGNQGNGTRGFTVAELTKVESAAPPLGSLQIPSVKDGAIGSYSVPSFGQDCQGRAMANLAETSVQGWSGNRATGAFPRFPGFIGEGQGYSGALDLTRVSHDITSGSLHMAGDKKEGQGGNIKTLNMAQQKGESHNSIKVPPTQASVTGSSSAISTKRETLKSAAERNCTAPSKRLNQDGGGMKPLEAVIKRLKQDACVAVNTTSAVDTKRVTENSSLASENLAAVKRNSLDDASGITGVTDVKRMRPDTATDTANVTPGARESQSSVKETVNCENLKNLSQDAPTGAEGGEAVETQGQNSISSTADDRTINHMNLSQDRPTSAEGKEATEAKGQNSVSATDDKTINHMNLSQDGPTSGEGGASEGQNSVSAAEDVKKTDQCVGTGLAQMETAKVEKQISAINSKEDSEVKDCIEDNTIKPSTLPVLQEKGTGTSESLNVPPAEMSSQVQPSESPPVPDKEKETPETLDGGAGDTTTLAGGAGDTTTLAGGAGDTTTLAGGAGDTTTLAGGAGDTTTLAGGAGDTTTLAGGAGDTTTLAGGAAEPCIKSKTQDTPAGEPSIAVKEEEQKEDTDKGKLVEPKQESEEKRKSNQENSTQEDGEAVGKEGLAGGGEGKGPVSDPSRPPAPKPEMVSTETQCDASGMGSYPSGEDEYAFISDEGVPGECLGACEPGRKPYKCCKCDTSFRTPYELSRHSRVHSGERPFQCRLCHRCFKRKDHVEVHMRRHVEDRRHICGLCGVCFVTSSCLLRHQRRTHQAPGPKVPGEGEEGELDGDAGDPKGDSKDQPPSRDAQRNGRRNKKNKPDTTYRPGGKTVCIIKKRNLRQRSYSFVELEDDVECFESDEEDRIPFLKVQEQRQEEEKEEYGGQSGQLDHSLFPGSLFSSDGSLGHLLLLGEVSRLLSHSLIPGSLEVPDIQANNGPEVERPWVPEANENEADSDDSDCDPPLVACDVTFMEGEGEVTGLSQPDDNPPAEEAMPHTEEHKPTPLNGPCQATLKGEPCQATPGAKEGQGALHPPPPPPGEGRMARPQSCTGPPPSPATSGKTAASTANKSPGTGVGAMGVPRTAWVVPTNNTKGKNTCDACRRRNEANRLAQMEKERQTQAAQEAQEAPKPVDIKTDEPEGPLKECPAKAETKNPPAAPPSAKPSAKPSAKPSAKPSAPPPSKPQKPRPAASKRGRKSSSAKKRRQSKTAAMAERAAAAAAAQRPHKCHLCPFTFRSATELKRHASTHSGERPFLCELCGAGFVRKCHLQLHVRRHSGERRHACPECRMRFFTPSDLARHQAIHQVGEKPLECHLCHLTFRRAFHLERHIRRHNDAAPFACKLCGAFFSSAAALRSHDKHHRTPGPHACPDCTAAFTTATALSRHRRVHSVRHDRLLRAIERHATAKSSYECVSSEGSPLSLVIRKVASTTGASGEGGTAPAKGTSDMSSEPAQGGEEGEGRKADGSTLCANGERKEGEKSASSHAITATESEGQSEGGENISSGSPSTNKENPSITEQMKRESKNLTSTPLSSAKAKEESQNLNSILSTLEKINKDSEKIAYTEKVESEKVTSTASAPSKGLRAKGETNGGRLTKETSAAEDDPYVFKLTAAESQVEIKSGKSNTKRNKKNYEESYKFSSTNRGKETSSKSLSSVHTTDRDTEHIAASGNKAINREMEHLEGPGNLTPCGPTKREEKVSSEELEGRPECGLSAMSQGGQEAERGGGCSLLGPTRRETDDVKEIHCRTTYHLSAPGEDPGSILHRGSGCTGEQEGSRSSPQDGQTGSVREGVATTS encoded by the exons atgaagggagagtgtGAAGGACGAGAGCTGGCTCCTGGGGCACCAGTGAGAGTCGGGGCGGGACTTGTCCCTCAGCACAACAGGGAAGATGCCTCGGGGAGGATAGAAGCAGGAGTCAAAAGTTTGAACCAAGACGGTGGCACAAGAAACTTTCTGATGCCGGCTGTGGTGGGAGGAAACCAAGGCAACGGCACCAGGGGCTTCACTGTGGCAGAGCTCACCAAGGTGGAGAGTGCCGCTCCACCCTTGGGAAGCCTGCAGATACCAAGTGTCAAAGATGGTGCCATCGGGAGCTATAGCGTGCCATCCTTCGGGCAGGACTGCCAAGGAAGAGCCATGGCAAACCTGGCTGAGACCAGTGTCCAAGGGTGGAGTGGGAACAGGGCCACAGGGGCCTTTCCCAGGTTTCCTGGGTTTATTGGGGAAGGTCAAGGGTACTCTGGTGCCTTAGATCTGACAAGAGTGAGCCATGACATCACCTCAGGGAGCCTGCATATGGCAGGTGATAAGAAAGAAGGACAGGGCGGTAACATTAAGACGTTGAATATGGCGCAGCAAAAGGGAGAGAGCCATAATAGTATTAAAGTTCCACCCACACAAGCTAGTGTGACTGGAAGTAGCAGTGCGATAAGTACCAAGAGAGAAACCCTAAAGAGTGCAGCTGAAAGAAATTGTACGGCACCTTCCAAGAGACTGAACCAGGATGGTGGTGGCATGAAGCCCCTTGAGGCCGTCATAAAGAGGCTGAAGCAGGATGCTTGTGTTGCTGTCAATACTACCAGTGCTGTGGACACCAAAAGAGTTACTGAAAATAGTTCTTTGGCTTCAGAAAATTTGGCAGCTGTCAAGAGAAACAGTCTAGATGATGCTTCAGGGATAACAGGAGTGACTGATGTCAAGAGAATGAGGCCAGACACTGCCACAGACACAGCCAATGTGACACCCGGGGCGAGAGAGAGCCAGAGCAGTGTCAAAGAAACAGTAAACTGTGAAAACTTGAAGAATCTGAGTCAGGACGCCCCCACAGGTGCTGAGGGTGGAGAAGCTGTAGAGACACAAGGGCAGAACAGCATCTCATCAACAGCAGATGACAGAACAATAAATCACATGAATCTGAGTCAGGACAGACCCACAAGTGCTGAAGGTAAAGAAGCTACTGAAGCAAAAGGGCAGAACAGCGTCTCAGCAACAGATGACAAAACAATAAATCACATGAATCTGAGTCAGGATGGACCCACAAGTGGTGAAGGTGGAGCGTCAGAAGGGCAGAACAGTGTCTCGGCAGCAGAAGACGTCAAAAAAACAGATCAGTGTGTTGGCACAGGGTTGGCACAAATGGAAACCGCAAAGGTAGAGAAGCAAATCAGTGCCATAAACAGTAAGGAAGACTCTGAGGTGAAAGATTGCATAGAGGATAACACTATAAAGCCATCAACACTGCCTGTGCTGCAAGAAAAAGGGACTGGTACTTCAGAAAGCTTGAACGTCCCCCCTGCAGAAATGTCAAGCCAAGTACAACCCTCCGAGAGCCCGCCAGTaccagacaaagaaaaggaaacaccCGAAACCCTTGATGGAGGTGCAGGGGACACAACCACCCTTGCTGGAGGTGCAGGGGACACAACCACCCTTGCTGGAGGTGCAGGGGACACAACCACCCTTGCTGGAG GTGCAGGGGACACAACAACCCTTGCTGGAGGTGCAGGGGACACAACCACCCTTGCTGGAG GTGCAGGGGACACAACAACCCTTGCTGGAGGTGCAGGGGACACAACAACTCTTGCTGGAGGTGCAGCAGAGCCTTGCATCAAGAGCAAGACACAAGACACTCCTGCAGGAGAGCCAAGCATAGCTgtcaaagaagaggaacagaaggaagatacTGACAAAGGAAAACTTGTAGAACCCAAGCAGGAgtcggaggaaaagaggaagagtaatcAAGAAAACTCCACACAAGAGGATGGTGAGGCTGTGGGCAAGGAGGGTCTGGCGGGTGGTGGCGAGGGCAAGGGGCCGGTGAGTGACCCCTCCAGGCCCCCGGCACCCAAACCCGAGATGGTGAGCACAGAGACGCAGTGTGATGCCAGTGGCATGGGATCATACCCGTCGGGCGAGGATGAGTACGCCTTTATCAGTGATGAAGGGGTGCCGGGGGAGTGCCTCGGGGCGTGTGAGCCCGGCAGGAAGCCCTACAAGTGCTGCAAGTGTGACACCTCTTTCCGAACACCCTATGAACTGTCTCGCCACAGCCGCGTGCACAGTGGGGAGCGGCCGTTCCAGTGCCGCCTGTGTCACCGCTGCTTCAAGAGGAAGGACCACGTGGAGGTGCACATGCGGCGCCATGTGGAGGACCGCCGCCACATCTGTGGTCTGTGTGGCGTCTGCTTTGTGACTTCTTCCTGCCTCCTGCGGCACCAGCGCCGCACCCACCAGGCACCCGGCCCCAAGGTGcccggtgaaggggaggaaggggagctggATGGGGATGCAGGAGACCCAAAGGGGGACAGTAAGGACCAGCCACCGTCCAGGGATGCCCAGCGCAATGGCCGGCGCAACAAGAAGAATAAGCCGGACACGACGTACCGGCCGGGAGGCAAAACCGTGTGTATCATCAAGAAACGTAACCTGCGGCAGAGGAGTTACTCCTTCGTGGAACTTGAGGATGACGTGGAGTGCTTCGAGAGTGACGAGGAAGACCGCATCCCCTTCCTCAAGGTGCAGGAGCAgcggcaagaggaggagaaagaagagtatggGGGACAGTCTGGCCAGCTGGATCACAGCCTCTTTCCTGGCAGCTTGTTCAGCTCTGATGGCTCCCTGGGACACCTCCTCCTGCTGGGGGAGGTGAGCCGCCTTCTGTCCCACTCGTTGATCCCTGGGTCTCTGGAGGTGCCTGACATCCAGGCTAACAATGGGCCTGAGGTGGAGCGACCCTGGGTGCCGGAGGCAAATGAAAATGAAGCAGACTCTGACGACTCTGACTGTGATCCCCCGCTGGTGGCCTGCGACGTCACCTtcatggagggggagggggaggtgacggGCCTCTCACAGCCAGATGACAACCCTCCAGCAGAGGAGGCAATGCCCCACACAGAGGAACACAAGCCAACACCCCTGAATGGCCCCTGCCAAGCAACACTCAAAGGTGAGCCATGCCAGGCAACACCCGGGGCCAAGGAGGGCCAGGGagccctccacccaccaccaccaccaccaggtgaGGGCAGGATGGCCAGACCTCAATCTTGCACTGgcccccctccctcaccagcCACCTCGGGGAAGACGGCAGCCTCAACCGCCAACAAGTCGCCAGGAACGGGTGTTGGTGCCATGGGGGTGCCACGCACTGCCTGGGTGGtgcccaccaacaacaccaaggGGAAGAACACCTGCGATGCGTGCCGCAGGAGGAATGAGGCAAACCGGCTGGCCCAGATGGAGAAGGAGCGCCAGACCCAGGCGGCTCAGGAAGCCCAGGAGGCCCCCAAGCCGGTGGATATTAAGACAGACGAACCAGAAGGACCTCTTAAAGAATGCCCAGCCAAAGCCGAGACCAAGAACCCTCCTGCAGCTCCACCCTCAGCCAAGCCCTCAGCCAAGCCCTCAGCCAAGCCCTCAGCCAAACCCTCAGCCCCGCCTCCCTCCAAGCCTCAGAAACCCCGGCCAGCAGCAAGCAAGCGTGGCAGGAAGTCCAGCAGCGCCAAGAAAAGACGGCAAAGCAAGACTGCGGCCATGGCTGAGAGGGccgctgcagcagcagcagcccagcgCCCTCACAAGTGCCACCTGTGTCCCTTCACATTCAGGTCAGCGACTGAGCTGAAGCGCCACGCCAGCACCCACAGCGGGGAGAGGCCCTTCCTATGTGAGCTTTGTGGTGCTGGCTTTGTGCGTAAGTGCCACCTGCAGCTACACGTGAGGCGGCACAGCGGGGAGCGCCGCCACGCCTGCCCGGAGTGCCGAATGCGCTTCTTCACGCCCTCAGACCTGGCCCGGCACCAGGCCATCCACCAGGTCGGGGAGAAGCCTCTGGAGTGCCACCTGTGCCACCTCACCTTCCGCCGCGCCTTCCACCTGGAGCGTCACATTCGCCGTCACAATGATGCCGCGCCCTTTGCCTGTAAGCTCTGTGGTGCATTCTTCAGCTCGGCAGCGGCACTGAGGAGCCACGACAAGCACCACCGCACGCCCGGCCCCCACGCCTGCCCCGACTGCACCGCTGCGTTCACCACTGCCACCGCCCTCTCCCGCCACCGCCGTGTCCACTCTGTCCGCCACGACCGCCTCCTGAGGGCTATCGAGCGTCATGCCACCGCCAAGTCCAGCTACGAGTGTGTCTCCTCCGAGGGGTCCCCGCTGTCTCTGGTGATACGCAAGGTGGCCAGCACCACAGGAGCTTCAGGGGAGGGGGGCACTGCACCAGCCAAGGGGACTTCTGACATGTCCTCAGAGCCAgcacaaggaggagaggaaggggaggggaggaaggcagaCGGTTCTACTCTCTGTGCGaacggggaaagaaaggagggtgaAAAAAGTGCCTCTAGTCACGCCATCACAGCCACTGAAAGTGAGGGACAGTCAGAAGGAGGTGAAAACATCTCCTCCGGCTCCCCTTCCACCAATAAAGAAAATCCCTCCATCACAgaacaaatgaaaagagaaagtaaaaatctTACCTCAACGCCTCTCAGCTCTGCCAAGGCAAAAGAAGAATCTCAAAACCTCAACTCCATCCTCTCTACcttagaaaaaataaacaaggataGTGAAAAAATTGCCTACACAGAGAAAGTGGAAAGTGAAAAAGTCACCTCCACGGCCTCTGCACCCAGCAAGGGGCTAAGGGCCAAGGGGGAGACGAACGGTGGCAGATTGACCAAAGAAACCTCAGCTGCCGAGGACGACCCATATGTCTTCAAACTCACTGCCGCAGAGAGTCAAGTTGAAATCAAAAGTGGCAAAAGTAAcacaaagagaaataagaaaaattatgaagaatCATATAAGTTCTCCAGCACAAACCGTGGCAAGGAAACCTCCAGTAAAAGCCTGTCCAGCGTCCACACCACAGACAGGGACACGGAGCACATAGCAGCATCAGGAAACAAAGCAATAAACAGGGAAATGGAACACCTAGAGGGACCAGGGAACCTAACCCCCTGTGGCCCCaccaagagggaagaaaaggtctCCAGTGAGGAGCTGGAAGGTCGGCCTGAGTGTGGCCTCTCTGCCATGAGCCAAGGAGGGCAAGAGGCTGAGAGAGGAGGTGGCTGCAGCCTCTTGGGCCCCACCAGGAGGGAAACAGATGATGTCAAAGAAATCCACTGCAGGACCACTTACCATCTGAGTGCTCCAGGTGAAGACCCGGGGAGCATCCTGCACCGTGGCTCAGGATGCACCGGTGAGC
- the LOC127008304 gene encoding uncharacterized protein LOC127008304 isoform X10, giving the protein MKGECEGRELAPGAPVRVGAGLVPQHNREDASGRIEAGVKSLNQDGGTRNFLMPAVVGGNQGNGTRGFTVAELTKVESAAPPLGSLQIPSVKDGAIGSYSVPSFGQDCQGRAMANLAETSVQGWSGNRATGAFPRFPGFIGEGQGYSGALDLTRVSHDITSGSLHMAGDKKEGQGGNIKTLNMAQQKGESHNSIKVPPTQASVTGSSSAISTKRETLKSAAERNCTAPSKRLNQDGGGMKPLEAVIKRLKQDACVAVNTTSAVDTKRVTENSSLASENLAAVKRNSLDDASGITGVTDVKRMRPDTATDTANVTPGARESQSSVKETVNCENLKNLSQDAPTGAEGGEAVETQGQNSISSTADDRTINHMNLSQDRPTSAEGKEATEAKGQNSVSATDDKTINHMNLSQDGPTSGEGGASEGQNSVSAAEDVKKTDQCVGTGLAQMETAKVEKQISAINSKEDSEVKDCIEDNTIKPSTLPVLQEKGTGTSESLNVPPAEMSSQVQPSESPPVPDKEKETPETLDGGAGDTTTLAGGAGDTTTLAGGAGDTTTLAGGAGDTTTLAGGAGDTTTLAGGAGDTTTLAGGAAEPCIKSKTQDTPAGEPSIAVKEEEQKEDTDKGKLVEPKQESEEKRKSNQENSTQEDGEAVGKEGLAGGGEGKGPVSDPSRPPAPKPEMVSTETQCDASGMGSYPSGEDEYAFISDEGVPGECLGACEPGRKPYKCCKCDTSFRTPYELSRHSRVHSGERPFQCRLCHRCFKRKDHVEVHMRRHVEDRRHICGLCGVCFVTSSCLLRHQRRTHQAPGPKVPGEGEEGELDGDAGDPKGDSKDQPPSRDAQRNGRRNKKNKPDTTYRPGGKTVCIIKKRNLRQRSYSFVELEDDVECFESDEEDRIPFLKVQEQRQEEEKEEYGGQSGQLDHSLFPGSLFSSDGSLGHLLLLGEVSRLLSHSLIPGSLEVPDIQANNGPEVERPWVPEANENEADSDDSDCDPPLVACDVTFMEGEGEVTGLSQPDDNPPAEEAMPHTEEHKPTPLNGPCQATLKGEPCQATPGAKEGQGALHPPPPPPGEGRMARPQSCTGPPPSPATSGKTAASTANKSPGTGVGAMGVPRTAWVVPTNNTKGKNTCDACRRRNEANRLAQMEKERQTQAAQEAQEAPKPVDIKTDEPEGPLKECPAKAETKNPPAAPPSAKPSAKPSAKPSAKPSAPPPSKPQKPRPAASKRGRKSSSAKKRRQSKTAAMAERAAAAAAAQRPHKCHLCPFTFRSATELKRHASTHSGERPFLCELCGAGFVRKCHLQLHVRRHSGERRHACPECRMRFFTPSDLARHQAIHQVGEKPLECHLCHLTFRRAFHLERHIRRHNDAAPFACKLCGAFFSSAAALRSHDKHHRTPGPHACPDCTAAFTTATALSRHRRVHSVRHDRLLRAIERHATAKSSYECVSSEGSPLSLVIRKVASTTGASGEGGTAPAKGTSDMSSEPAQGGEEGEGRKADGSTLCANGERKEGEKSASSHAITATESEGQSEGGENISSGSPSTNKENPSITEQMKRESKNLTSTPLSSAKAKEESQNLNSILSTLEKINKDSEKIAYTEKVESEKVTSTASAPSKGLRAKGETNGGRLTKETSAAEDDPYVFKLTAAESQVEIKSGKSNTKRNKKNYEESYKFSSTNRGKETSSKSLSSVHTTDRDTEHIAASGNKAINREMEHLEGPGNLTPCGPTKREEKVSSEELEGRPECGLSAMSQGGQEAERGGGCSLLGPTRRETDDVKEIHCRTTYHLSAPGEDPGSILHRGSGCTGEQEGSRSSPQDGQTGSVREGVATTS; this is encoded by the exons atgaagggagagtgtGAAGGACGAGAGCTGGCTCCTGGGGCACCAGTGAGAGTCGGGGCGGGACTTGTCCCTCAGCACAACAGGGAAGATGCCTCGGGGAGGATAGAAGCAGGAGTCAAAAGTTTGAACCAAGACGGTGGCACAAGAAACTTTCTGATGCCGGCTGTGGTGGGAGGAAACCAAGGCAACGGCACCAGGGGCTTCACTGTGGCAGAGCTCACCAAGGTGGAGAGTGCCGCTCCACCCTTGGGAAGCCTGCAGATACCAAGTGTCAAAGATGGTGCCATCGGGAGCTATAGCGTGCCATCCTTCGGGCAGGACTGCCAAGGAAGAGCCATGGCAAACCTGGCTGAGACCAGTGTCCAAGGGTGGAGTGGGAACAGGGCCACAGGGGCCTTTCCCAGGTTTCCTGGGTTTATTGGGGAAGGTCAAGGGTACTCTGGTGCCTTAGATCTGACAAGAGTGAGCCATGACATCACCTCAGGGAGCCTGCATATGGCAGGTGATAAGAAAGAAGGACAGGGCGGTAACATTAAGACGTTGAATATGGCGCAGCAAAAGGGAGAGAGCCATAATAGTATTAAAGTTCCACCCACACAAGCTAGTGTGACTGGAAGTAGCAGTGCGATAAGTACCAAGAGAGAAACCCTAAAGAGTGCAGCTGAAAGAAATTGTACGGCACCTTCCAAGAGACTGAACCAGGATGGTGGTGGCATGAAGCCCCTTGAGGCCGTCATAAAGAGGCTGAAGCAGGATGCTTGTGTTGCTGTCAATACTACCAGTGCTGTGGACACCAAAAGAGTTACTGAAAATAGTTCTTTGGCTTCAGAAAATTTGGCAGCTGTCAAGAGAAACAGTCTAGATGATGCTTCAGGGATAACAGGAGTGACTGATGTCAAGAGAATGAGGCCAGACACTGCCACAGACACAGCCAATGTGACACCCGGGGCGAGAGAGAGCCAGAGCAGTGTCAAAGAAACAGTAAACTGTGAAAACTTGAAGAATCTGAGTCAGGACGCCCCCACAGGTGCTGAGGGTGGAGAAGCTGTAGAGACACAAGGGCAGAACAGCATCTCATCAACAGCAGATGACAGAACAATAAATCACATGAATCTGAGTCAGGACAGACCCACAAGTGCTGAAGGTAAAGAAGCTACTGAAGCAAAAGGGCAGAACAGCGTCTCAGCAACAGATGACAAAACAATAAATCACATGAATCTGAGTCAGGATGGACCCACAAGTGGTGAAGGTGGAGCGTCAGAAGGGCAGAACAGTGTCTCGGCAGCAGAAGACGTCAAAAAAACAGATCAGTGTGTTGGCACAGGGTTGGCACAAATGGAAACCGCAAAGGTAGAGAAGCAAATCAGTGCCATAAACAGTAAGGAAGACTCTGAGGTGAAAGATTGCATAGAGGATAACACTATAAAGCCATCAACACTGCCTGTGCTGCAAGAAAAAGGGACTGGTACTTCAGAAAGCTTGAACGTCCCCCCTGCAGAAATGTCAAGCCAAGTACAACCCTCCGAGAGCCCGCCAGTaccagacaaagaaaaggaaacaccCGAAACCCTTGATGGAGGTGCAGGGGACACAACCACCCTTGCTGGAGGTGCAGGGGACACAACCACCCTTGCTGGAGGTGCAGGGGACACAACCACCCTTGCTGGAG GTGCAGGGGACACAACAACCCTTGCTGGAGGTGCAGGGGACACAACCACCCTTGCTGGAG GTGCAGGGGACACAACAACCCTTGCTGGAG GTGCAGCAGAGCCTTGCATCAAGAGCAAGACACAAGACACTCCTGCAGGAGAGCCAAGCATAGCTgtcaaagaagaggaacagaaggaagatacTGACAAAGGAAAACTTGTAGAACCCAAGCAGGAgtcggaggaaaagaggaagagtaatcAAGAAAACTCCACACAAGAGGATGGTGAGGCTGTGGGCAAGGAGGGTCTGGCGGGTGGTGGCGAGGGCAAGGGGCCGGTGAGTGACCCCTCCAGGCCCCCGGCACCCAAACCCGAGATGGTGAGCACAGAGACGCAGTGTGATGCCAGTGGCATGGGATCATACCCGTCGGGCGAGGATGAGTACGCCTTTATCAGTGATGAAGGGGTGCCGGGGGAGTGCCTCGGGGCGTGTGAGCCCGGCAGGAAGCCCTACAAGTGCTGCAAGTGTGACACCTCTTTCCGAACACCCTATGAACTGTCTCGCCACAGCCGCGTGCACAGTGGGGAGCGGCCGTTCCAGTGCCGCCTGTGTCACCGCTGCTTCAAGAGGAAGGACCACGTGGAGGTGCACATGCGGCGCCATGTGGAGGACCGCCGCCACATCTGTGGTCTGTGTGGCGTCTGCTTTGTGACTTCTTCCTGCCTCCTGCGGCACCAGCGCCGCACCCACCAGGCACCCGGCCCCAAGGTGcccggtgaaggggaggaaggggagctggATGGGGATGCAGGAGACCCAAAGGGGGACAGTAAGGACCAGCCACCGTCCAGGGATGCCCAGCGCAATGGCCGGCGCAACAAGAAGAATAAGCCGGACACGACGTACCGGCCGGGAGGCAAAACCGTGTGTATCATCAAGAAACGTAACCTGCGGCAGAGGAGTTACTCCTTCGTGGAACTTGAGGATGACGTGGAGTGCTTCGAGAGTGACGAGGAAGACCGCATCCCCTTCCTCAAGGTGCAGGAGCAgcggcaagaggaggagaaagaagagtatggGGGACAGTCTGGCCAGCTGGATCACAGCCTCTTTCCTGGCAGCTTGTTCAGCTCTGATGGCTCCCTGGGACACCTCCTCCTGCTGGGGGAGGTGAGCCGCCTTCTGTCCCACTCGTTGATCCCTGGGTCTCTGGAGGTGCCTGACATCCAGGCTAACAATGGGCCTGAGGTGGAGCGACCCTGGGTGCCGGAGGCAAATGAAAATGAAGCAGACTCTGACGACTCTGACTGTGATCCCCCGCTGGTGGCCTGCGACGTCACCTtcatggagggggagggggaggtgacggGCCTCTCACAGCCAGATGACAACCCTCCAGCAGAGGAGGCAATGCCCCACACAGAGGAACACAAGCCAACACCCCTGAATGGCCCCTGCCAAGCAACACTCAAAGGTGAGCCATGCCAGGCAACACCCGGGGCCAAGGAGGGCCAGGGagccctccacccaccaccaccaccaccaggtgaGGGCAGGATGGCCAGACCTCAATCTTGCACTGgcccccctccctcaccagcCACCTCGGGGAAGACGGCAGCCTCAACCGCCAACAAGTCGCCAGGAACGGGTGTTGGTGCCATGGGGGTGCCACGCACTGCCTGGGTGGtgcccaccaacaacaccaaggGGAAGAACACCTGCGATGCGTGCCGCAGGAGGAATGAGGCAAACCGGCTGGCCCAGATGGAGAAGGAGCGCCAGACCCAGGCGGCTCAGGAAGCCCAGGAGGCCCCCAAGCCGGTGGATATTAAGACAGACGAACCAGAAGGACCTCTTAAAGAATGCCCAGCCAAAGCCGAGACCAAGAACCCTCCTGCAGCTCCACCCTCAGCCAAGCCCTCAGCCAAGCCCTCAGCCAAGCCCTCAGCCAAACCCTCAGCCCCGCCTCCCTCCAAGCCTCAGAAACCCCGGCCAGCAGCAAGCAAGCGTGGCAGGAAGTCCAGCAGCGCCAAGAAAAGACGGCAAAGCAAGACTGCGGCCATGGCTGAGAGGGccgctgcagcagcagcagcccagcgCCCTCACAAGTGCCACCTGTGTCCCTTCACATTCAGGTCAGCGACTGAGCTGAAGCGCCACGCCAGCACCCACAGCGGGGAGAGGCCCTTCCTATGTGAGCTTTGTGGTGCTGGCTTTGTGCGTAAGTGCCACCTGCAGCTACACGTGAGGCGGCACAGCGGGGAGCGCCGCCACGCCTGCCCGGAGTGCCGAATGCGCTTCTTCACGCCCTCAGACCTGGCCCGGCACCAGGCCATCCACCAGGTCGGGGAGAAGCCTCTGGAGTGCCACCTGTGCCACCTCACCTTCCGCCGCGCCTTCCACCTGGAGCGTCACATTCGCCGTCACAATGATGCCGCGCCCTTTGCCTGTAAGCTCTGTGGTGCATTCTTCAGCTCGGCAGCGGCACTGAGGAGCCACGACAAGCACCACCGCACGCCCGGCCCCCACGCCTGCCCCGACTGCACCGCTGCGTTCACCACTGCCACCGCCCTCTCCCGCCACCGCCGTGTCCACTCTGTCCGCCACGACCGCCTCCTGAGGGCTATCGAGCGTCATGCCACCGCCAAGTCCAGCTACGAGTGTGTCTCCTCCGAGGGGTCCCCGCTGTCTCTGGTGATACGCAAGGTGGCCAGCACCACAGGAGCTTCAGGGGAGGGGGGCACTGCACCAGCCAAGGGGACTTCTGACATGTCCTCAGAGCCAgcacaaggaggagaggaaggggaggggaggaaggcagaCGGTTCTACTCTCTGTGCGaacggggaaagaaaggagggtgaAAAAAGTGCCTCTAGTCACGCCATCACAGCCACTGAAAGTGAGGGACAGTCAGAAGGAGGTGAAAACATCTCCTCCGGCTCCCCTTCCACCAATAAAGAAAATCCCTCCATCACAgaacaaatgaaaagagaaagtaaaaatctTACCTCAACGCCTCTCAGCTCTGCCAAGGCAAAAGAAGAATCTCAAAACCTCAACTCCATCCTCTCTACcttagaaaaaataaacaaggataGTGAAAAAATTGCCTACACAGAGAAAGTGGAAAGTGAAAAAGTCACCTCCACGGCCTCTGCACCCAGCAAGGGGCTAAGGGCCAAGGGGGAGACGAACGGTGGCAGATTGACCAAAGAAACCTCAGCTGCCGAGGACGACCCATATGTCTTCAAACTCACTGCCGCAGAGAGTCAAGTTGAAATCAAAAGTGGCAAAAGTAAcacaaagagaaataagaaaaattatgaagaatCATATAAGTTCTCCAGCACAAACCGTGGCAAGGAAACCTCCAGTAAAAGCCTGTCCAGCGTCCACACCACAGACAGGGACACGGAGCACATAGCAGCATCAGGAAACAAAGCAATAAACAGGGAAATGGAACACCTAGAGGGACCAGGGAACCTAACCCCCTGTGGCCCCaccaagagggaagaaaaggtctCCAGTGAGGAGCTGGAAGGTCGGCCTGAGTGTGGCCTCTCTGCCATGAGCCAAGGAGGGCAAGAGGCTGAGAGAGGAGGTGGCTGCAGCCTCTTGGGCCCCACCAGGAGGGAAACAGATGATGTCAAAGAAATCCACTGCAGGACCACTTACCATCTGAGTGCTCCAGGTGAAGACCCGGGGAGCATCCTGCACCGTGGCTCAGGATGCACCGGTGAGC